One region of Candidatus Thermokryptus mobilis genomic DNA includes:
- the nrfD gene encoding NrfD/PsrC family molybdoenzyme membrane anchor subunit — protein sequence MKEVKPPKLKFWTVVFWIILALGIYVTIVRFTKGLGAVTNLSDNFPWGLWIGFDVLCGVGLAAGGFVMASAVYIFNLEDYKSILPSAILTAFLGYILVIVALIYDLGKPWNIWHPIIMWNPESVMFEVAWCVMLYTTVLALEFSPMLFQKLRLVKPKKIIHNLTIPLVVAGVILSTLHQSSLGSLYLIVPEKLHPIWYSSNLPYLFFLSAVAVGPAMVTIESYLSSRAFKREIEIHILSRLGKVSAVALMVYFVLKVEDIVNYKLFKYIFAFNYESVMFWLEFLLGVILPIVLLANSKVRESKKWLFYAQLTTVLGFILNRLNVSITALESYTQARYFPKWTEIVITMFMVSLGFAAFRFIAKTLPVFPEEVKEKERFEGYFVIPIKEVFKE from the coding sequence ATGAAAGAAGTAAAACCACCAAAATTAAAATTTTGGACTGTCGTTTTTTGGATAATTTTAGCGCTTGGGATTTATGTTACGATTGTCAGATTCACAAAAGGACTTGGAGCGGTGACAAATTTAAGTGATAATTTCCCATGGGGATTATGGATAGGTTTTGATGTTCTCTGTGGGGTAGGACTTGCAGCTGGCGGTTTTGTAATGGCTTCAGCTGTTTATATATTTAACCTTGAGGATTATAAAAGCATATTACCATCAGCAATTTTAACCGCTTTCCTTGGTTATATCTTGGTTATCGTCGCTTTAATTTATGACCTTGGCAAACCATGGAATATATGGCATCCGATAATTATGTGGAATCCAGAATCGGTGATGTTTGAAGTTGCTTGGTGTGTTATGCTTTACACAACAGTGCTTGCCCTTGAGTTTAGCCCGATGTTGTTCCAAAAACTTCGCCTCGTAAAGCCTAAAAAGATAATACATAACTTGACAATACCTCTTGTTGTAGCTGGGGTTATTCTCTCAACCCTTCATCAATCATCACTTGGCTCGCTTTATTTAATAGTCCCTGAAAAACTGCATCCCATATGGTATTCAAGCAATTTGCCGTATCTTTTCTTTTTATCTGCTGTCGCTGTTGGTCCAGCGATGGTGACAATTGAATCTTATTTAAGTTCAAGGGCTTTTAAAAGAGAAATTGAAATTCACATTTTGTCAAGGCTAGGTAAAGTCAGCGCCGTGGCGTTGATGGTCTATTTTGTGCTTAAGGTGGAGGATATAGTCAATTATAAACTTTTCAAGTATATTTTCGCATTCAATTATGAATCGGTGATGTTTTGGCTTGAGTTCTTGCTTGGGGTAATTCTGCCGATAGTTTTATTGGCAAATTCAAAAGTCAGAGAAAGTAAAAAATGGTTGTTTTACGCTCAGCTGACAACAGTTCTCGGATTTATCCTTAATAGATTAAATGTTAGTATTACCGCACTTGAAAGTTATACACAAGCTAGATATTTCCCCAAGTGGACTGAGATAGTGATAACTATGTTTATGGTTTCACTTGGTTTTGCTGCATTTAGATTTATAGCTAAAACTTTGCCGGTTTTCCCGGAAGAGGTTAAAGAGAAAGAAAGATTTGAGGGATATTTCGTAATACCGATAAAGGAGGTCTTCAAAGAATGA
- a CDS encoding glycine cleavage system protein H, whose translation MISEQVQNIVFNCVESLKNKKFPEDRYYTRLLTWVKVEGDIISVGLSEPFVCLFFPLIEVIYPNIPVRVGVDTPCAWVKHRDGIFSIRSPAKGNLFKLNERILTEPDILNKDPYVDGWLFEIELDKGENLKWLMDSIEFAEFFNNKLDKFKREVMRFIDRHCGDEMMVQNGGVAIVTLKDLLGPKRYLLIARKVFEF comes from the coding sequence ATGATTTCGGAACAAGTGCAAAATATCGTTTTTAATTGTGTTGAAAGTTTAAAAAATAAGAAGTTTCCGGAGGATAGGTATTATACGAGGTTGTTGACTTGGGTGAAGGTTGAAGGTGATATAATAAGTGTTGGATTGAGCGAGCCGTTCGTTTGTCTTTTCTTTCCTTTAATTGAGGTGATCTATCCAAATATTCCGGTCAGAGTTGGTGTTGATACGCCATGTGCTTGGGTGAAACACAGGGATGGCATTTTTTCAATTCGTTCCCCAGCAAAGGGAAATTTGTTTAAATTAAATGAAAGAATTCTAACTGAGCCAGACATTTTAAATAAAGACCCATATGTTGACGGTTGGCTTTTTGAGATTGAACTTGATAAAGGGGAAAATTTGAAATGGTTGATGGATAGTATTGAGTTTGCTGAATTTTTCAATAATAAACTTGATAAATTCAAAAGGGAAGTGATGAGATTTATTGACAGGCATTGCGGTGACGAGATGATGGTTCAAAATGGCGGTGTGGCGATAGTTACATTAAAAGATTTGCTTGGTCCAAAAAGATATCTTTTAATAGCCCGGAAGGTTTTTGAGTTTTAA
- a CDS encoding sensor histidine kinase, whose product MKVFHSLTFKLFLLIFVIVFGVTVISSILIVRWQLSQYMSIVRKNALMTSDLIKRATHYSMLHNKREDIYQIINMLGKQSEIEAIRIYNKQGEITFSTIPTEVGKVVSMESEACNVCHIGDKIKVPAESSQLTRVFHSRTGHEILGAINPIRNEESCYTSDCHVHKKEQTILGVFDVIFSLESAKANAVKLSMIQYASGLFMLLAISLLVFIFTLKFVNAPLRKLIQGTLEIMSGNLDHRIDIDTSDEIGTLAKSFNKMTEELKRAHEELLGWAKLLEQKVNEKTAELQRAYAYMVHIEKMASLGKLAATVAHELNNPLEGILTYAKLLKRRLENNSKIEEERDEILSELSIIIDETSRCGNIVKNLLLFSKQRVGEFKDEDIGQIIKRSIALISHHLEMNNVRLELDMPEHPVIVYCDAQQIEQMLLAMEINAIEAMPEGGTLRIELKEVNSDKIQVKVIDTGVGIPENVLPHIFEPFFTTKKEGKGTGLGLAVVYGIVERHGGQISVESKVNFGTTFTIVLPKKLNPEYEREI is encoded by the coding sequence ATGAAAGTTTTTCATTCACTTACCTTTAAGTTGTTTCTTTTGATTTTTGTAATTGTTTTTGGGGTCACGGTGATTTCTTCAATTTTGATCGTTAGATGGCAGTTAAGTCAATACATGTCCATAGTGAGGAAAAATGCTTTAATGACAAGCGACCTTATAAAGCGAGCAACCCATTATAGCATGTTACATAACAAAAGGGAAGATATTTACCAAATTATAAATATGCTTGGGAAGCAATCAGAGATTGAAGCAATTAGAATCTACAACAAGCAAGGTGAGATAACATTTTCAACCATACCTACTGAAGTTGGGAAAGTTGTCTCTATGGAAAGCGAGGCATGTAATGTCTGTCATATCGGTGATAAAATTAAAGTTCCAGCTGAATCATCGCAACTTACACGGGTTTTTCACTCTCGGACAGGACATGAAATTCTAGGGGCGATAAATCCCATACGAAATGAAGAATCATGTTATACATCTGATTGTCATGTTCATAAAAAGGAGCAGACAATACTTGGCGTTTTTGATGTGATTTTTTCCCTTGAGAGTGCCAAAGCTAATGCAGTCAAATTAAGCATGATTCAATATGCAAGTGGTTTATTTATGCTTCTTGCCATTTCATTGCTTGTTTTTATTTTCACTTTGAAATTCGTTAATGCTCCATTAAGAAAGTTAATACAAGGGACTCTTGAGATAATGAGCGGAAATCTTGATCACAGGATTGATATAGATACAAGCGATGAAATTGGGACTTTGGCGAAGTCATTCAATAAGATGACGGAGGAATTGAAGCGCGCACATGAGGAACTTTTGGGCTGGGCTAAACTTCTTGAACAAAAGGTGAATGAAAAAACAGCAGAGCTTCAGAGGGCTTATGCTTATATGGTGCATATTGAAAAAATGGCTTCGCTTGGAAAACTTGCAGCTACGGTCGCACACGAGCTTAACAATCCACTTGAAGGTATCTTAACTTATGCGAAACTTTTGAAAAGGCGCTTGGAGAATAATTCTAAAATTGAAGAGGAAAGAGATGAGATTTTAAGCGAGTTATCAATAATTATTGATGAGACATCAAGGTGTGGAAATATAGTTAAAAATTTACTCTTGTTTTCAAAGCAGAGAGTTGGCGAGTTTAAAGATGAAGATATCGGACAGATTATCAAAAGAAGTATCGCGTTGATTTCGCATCATCTTGAAATGAACAATGTCCGGCTTGAGTTGGATATGCCAGAGCATCCTGTTATCGTTTATTGTGATGCACAACAAATAGAGCAGATGCTTCTAGCAATGGAGATAAACGCAATTGAGGCAATGCCAGAGGGAGGAACTTTAAGGATTGAGTTAAAAGAAGTTAACAGTGATAAAATTCAGGTAAAGGTAATTGATACGGGGGTGGGGATTCCTGAGAATGTGTTACCGCACATTTTTGAGCCGTTTTTCACGACGAAGAAAGAGGGGAAGGGAACAGGGCTTGGTTTAGCTGTGGTTTACGGAATCGTTGAAAGGCATGGCGGGCAAATATCGGTTGAATCAAAGGTAAATTTTGGAACTACTTTTACAATTGTATTGCCAAAAAAATTAAACCCTGAATATGAACGAGAAATTTAG
- a CDS encoding sigma-54-dependent transcriptional regulator, giving the protein MNEKFSILIVDDEFIVRDSLSKWFIQDGYRVGVAENGAQALKMMNEGPWDVIFIDIKMPGMDGLELQKRVKEIDPTAIIIIITAFASVDSAVKALKEGAYDYVTKPIDPDYLSHLVKNVIKQKKMMNENVKLKEQVSELMMPDELVGESQEIKRVIELAKAVAPTDTTVMIRGESGVGKELIARLIHSYSHRRYFPFISVNCGAIPDTLLESELFGHEKGAFTDALYRRKGKFEIADGGTVFLDEVGTISLKMQVQLLRVLETKQFTRVGGNEVITSDFRVICATNCDLENLVKEGKFREDLYYRLNVFTIFVPPLRERRSDIPLIANYYLKKFSAIMHKPVTEISPEAMDLLIRYNWPGNVRELRNAIERAMVLAKPPAIRPEDLPIRPCDEIEPEDETLEAVERAHILKILNKTNWNISRSARILGIDRVTLYHKIEKYSLKRNRVN; this is encoded by the coding sequence ATGAACGAGAAATTTAGCATCTTAATTGTTGATGATGAATTTATAGTTAGAGATTCACTTTCAAAATGGTTCATTCAAGATGGTTATAGGGTTGGGGTTGCGGAAAATGGAGCGCAGGCACTTAAAATGATGAATGAAGGTCCTTGGGATGTGATTTTCATTGATATAAAAATGCCAGGGATGGATGGACTTGAACTTCAGAAAAGAGTAAAAGAAATTGACCCAACGGCGATCATAATTATTATAACGGCGTTTGCTTCAGTTGATTCAGCTGTCAAGGCGTTGAAAGAGGGAGCTTACGATTATGTAACTAAACCAATTGACCCCGATTATCTTTCTCATCTTGTTAAGAATGTGATAAAGCAAAAGAAGATGATGAATGAAAACGTTAAGCTGAAAGAACAGGTCTCTGAACTTATGATGCCAGATGAACTTGTTGGCGAAAGCCAGGAGATCAAAAGGGTGATTGAACTTGCAAAAGCAGTTGCGCCAACTGATACAACTGTTATGATTAGAGGGGAAAGTGGCGTTGGTAAAGAGTTGATAGCGAGGTTGATTCACTCTTATAGTCATAGGAGATACTTCCCGTTTATATCAGTTAATTGTGGCGCAATTCCAGATACTTTGCTTGAGAGTGAATTGTTTGGGCATGAGAAAGGAGCTTTTACGGACGCGCTTTACAGAAGGAAAGGGAAATTTGAAATTGCAGACGGTGGGACAGTTTTCCTTGACGAGGTTGGAACTATAAGTTTGAAAATGCAAGTGCAACTTTTAAGGGTTCTTGAGACGAAACAATTTACGAGGGTTGGGGGGAATGAGGTCATCACAAGCGATTTCAGGGTTATATGTGCCACAAATTGTGACCTTGAAAACCTGGTCAAGGAAGGAAAGTTCAGAGAAGACCTCTATTATCGTCTCAATGTATTCACGATATTTGTCCCACCGCTTAGGGAAAGACGTTCTGATATACCTTTGATAGCAAATTATTATCTTAAGAAGTTCTCTGCTATAATGCACAAGCCGGTGACGGAGATTTCGCCAGAGGCGATGGATTTATTAATTAGATATAATTGGCCCGGGAACGTCCGCGAGCTTAGAAATGCTATAGAAAGGGCGATGGTCTTAGCAAAACCCCCAGCTATAAGACCCGAGGATTTACCAATTCGTCCATGTGATGAAATAGAACCGGAAGACGAAACTCTTGAAGCAGTTGAAAGGGCACATATATTGAAAATTTTGAATAAGACAAATTGGAATATATCACGCTCGGCGAGAATACTCGGAATAGATCGCGTGACACTGTATCATAAAATTGAAAAGTATAGTTTAAAGCGAAACAGGGTCAATTAA
- a CDS encoding archaemetzincin family Zn-dependent metalloprotease, with amino-acid sequence MPSADRLKILVVPIYPVDFSLVLGLLPALKEMFFCDVLLENTNHINLSFAYDNSRGQFNSTKIISLLSDRFKDFNGKVVGVISVDLFIPVLTYVFGEAQLGGKVSVVSTFRLNEIAYGLPENKKLTQERLIKEVLHELGHNFGLLHCEDYLCVMHSSSTVEEVDLKSDRFCRNCKHKVDLALSSQFNYHQDGEQN; translated from the coding sequence ATGCCTTCGGCTGATAGACTTAAAATTTTGGTCGTCCCAATATATCCCGTTGATTTTTCACTTGTCTTGGGGCTACTTCCAGCGCTCAAGGAAATGTTTTTTTGTGATGTTCTGCTTGAAAATACAAACCATATCAATCTTTCTTTTGCCTATGATAATTCACGCGGACAGTTCAACTCAACAAAGATAATCTCCTTACTTTCCGACAGGTTCAAAGATTTTAACGGCAAAGTCGTTGGGGTAATTTCAGTTGATTTGTTTATTCCAGTTTTAACTTATGTTTTCGGTGAGGCGCAACTTGGTGGTAAGGTTTCTGTAGTTTCAACTTTCAGATTGAATGAAATCGCTTATGGGTTACCAGAGAATAAAAAATTGACGCAGGAACGATTAATTAAGGAAGTCCTCCATGAATTGGGACACAATTTTGGTCTTTTGCATTGTGAAGATTATCTTTGCGTGATGCACTCTTCAAGCACGGTTGAGGAGGTTGATTTAAAAAGTGATAGATTTTGCAGAAATTGCAAGCATAAGGTAGATCTCGCTTTATCTTCCCAGTTCAATTATCATCAAGACGGCGAACAAAACTGA
- a CDS encoding YwiC-like family protein, with the protein MVIFPKEHGSWAILLVPFVIGAEIGGGFDIKTALFLISVLSIFLSYQPATMIAKSKLKISTENLKDAIKSLFLFSPFALIPSFILIFYFKLYGLLIFGLIGLLGFAVQLILSKRNLDKTQGGQIFAMSLLVLTAPSAYYVQVGNFDLTMLQLYLLNLIFFGSGIIYVRMKILALATKKDKFSLSEKLFIGRYNIAYHITILILLATLLIKGSIGPLIFASFLPVIIHSIMGTLLLERKVKFKRLGWIETIYSVLFAVLMIIELGR; encoded by the coding sequence ATGGTGATTTTCCCTAAGGAACACGGCTCTTGGGCGATCTTATTAGTTCCATTTGTCATAGGTGCGGAAATCGGCGGTGGCTTTGATATAAAAACTGCTCTTTTCCTTATTTCTGTATTATCAATTTTTCTATCTTACCAGCCAGCAACAATGATAGCAAAATCAAAATTGAAAATCTCAACTGAAAATCTCAAGGACGCTATAAAATCGCTCTTTTTATTTTCTCCATTTGCCCTGATTCCCTCATTCATTTTGATCTTTTACTTCAAGCTCTACGGACTTCTAATTTTCGGGCTTATCGGCTTGCTTGGATTTGCAGTGCAACTTATCCTTTCAAAAAGGAACCTTGACAAAACGCAGGGCGGGCAAATCTTCGCTATGTCCTTACTCGTTCTCACAGCACCATCAGCTTATTATGTTCAAGTGGGAAATTTTGATTTAACAATGTTACAACTTTATCTATTGAATTTGATTTTCTTCGGAAGCGGAATAATCTATGTCAGAATGAAAATTTTGGCTCTCGCAACGAAAAAGGATAAGTTTTCCCTCTCAGAGAAACTTTTCATAGGAAGATACAACATAGCATATCACATTACAATTTTAATCCTTCTTGCAACTCTCTTGATCAAGGGCTCAATTGGTCCTTTGATATTTGCATCTTTTTTGCCCGTTATAATCCATTCAATAATGGGAACTCTCTTACTTGAAAGAAAAGTTAAATTCAAACGGCTTGGTTGGATTGAGACGATTTATTCAGTTTTGTTCGCCGTCTTGATGATAATTGAACTGGGAAGATAA
- a CDS encoding class I SAM-dependent methyltransferase: MTEISKRIESETKVFEKIIFEKNIKKCLDAGCGIGLHSIILSKLGVDVVGIDLSKGMILKAQELSEKFNSKAKFETLDFLQTKDKFKDEFDLVICLGNTLPHLLNERDLLLALRNFHNALKKGGLLIVQILNYDKIIQNEERIINIRETKDKIFIRFYDFEPTIIGSPSLKVFEIRRDFLKFNVLIINKLENYSHKIITTRIKPIKSEELCRKLSLVGFKDVEIFGNLMKDPFEAKSSKNIVAFANKI; encoded by the coding sequence ATGACCGAAATTTCAAAAAGAATTGAAAGTGAAACGAAGGTCTTTGAAAAGATAATATTTGAAAAAAACATCAAGAAATGCCTTGACGCTGGATGCGGAATTGGGCTTCACTCCATAATCCTGTCAAAACTTGGCGTAGATGTCGTTGGAATTGACCTCTCCAAAGGGATGATTTTAAAAGCACAGGAACTTTCCGAAAAGTTTAACTCAAAAGCAAAATTTGAAACGCTTGATTTTCTCCAAACGAAAGACAAATTCAAAGACGAATTTGATCTCGTTATCTGCCTTGGAAACACTTTGCCTCATCTCTTAAACGAAAGGGACTTATTGCTTGCACTGAGAAATTTCCACAATGCGCTGAAAAAAGGCGGGCTGTTAATAGTTCAAATTTTAAACTATGACAAAATCATCCAGAACGAGGAAAGAATCATAAACATCCGTGAAACGAAAGATAAAATTTTCATACGGTTTTATGATTTTGAGCCCACTATTATTGGCTCACCAAGTTTGAAGGTATTTGAAATAAGGAGGGACTTTTTGAAATTTAATGTGTTGATCATCAACAAACTTGAAAACTACTCGCACAAAATTATAACAACTCGGATAAAGCCAATAAAAAGCGAAGAACTATGCCGAAAACTCAGCTTGGTTGGCTTTAAAGATGTTGAAATCTTTGGAAATCTTATGAAGGACCCTTTTGAAGCTAAAAGTTCTAAAAACATCGTCGCATTTGCAAACAAAATTTAA
- a CDS encoding tetratricopeptide repeat protein, which produces MSKVKSILVLSVFALVLIYISVTGFQCASAEVTGAKVYIQRQDWVNAEKQLLKEVENNPKNDEAWFLLGYVRGEQKNYEGMLEAFNKSLEISNRFEKDIANFKLKYWVDNFNAGVVYFGRFQNNRDSVQYIEKAIEAFKTATLIIPDSASAYKNLAYSYLSKEDIPSAVEPLQKAVELSGEKDTDAMKMLGKIYYDFAYRHTMKFEDPENRKSISVGVNADVVRSAFGNPDVVNVIKQEQPQPREKRPRRPAPSQPKVEKWIYQKYGLTVELENDVVKSITYAGETYQEGSVSVVLDSTEFYAAREWYDKAIDIFNKVRNLEPTDEETLAFLSNAYINAGRSDEALEAFRSSVEAHPENKYFHYNYGVLLLKAERFEEAIKEFSSAVEIDPNYKEAIYNLGASYVNWGVKLKQQAEDLALKQNLEEQKKYEDMAKDKFRQALPYLEKLTEIDPDDVFIWDLIGKIYANLGDVEKAEAAFKKADELRNKK; this is translated from the coding sequence ATGTCAAAAGTAAAGTCAATTTTGGTTTTGTCCGTTTTCGCTCTTGTTTTAATTTACATATCGGTTACCGGTTTCCAGTGCGCAAGCGCTGAAGTCACTGGGGCTAAGGTTTACATTCAAAGGCAGGATTGGGTGAATGCTGAGAAGCAGTTATTGAAGGAGGTTGAAAACAATCCCAAAAATGACGAAGCCTGGTTTTTGCTTGGATATGTCAGGGGTGAGCAAAAAAATTACGAAGGGATGCTTGAAGCGTTCAATAAGTCGCTTGAAATTTCAAACAGGTTTGAAAAGGATATAGCTAATTTCAAGCTGAAATATTGGGTTGATAACTTTAATGCTGGTGTTGTTTATTTTGGAAGGTTCCAGAACAATCGTGACTCTGTTCAGTATATTGAGAAAGCGATTGAGGCGTTCAAGACCGCAACATTGATCATCCCTGATAGTGCTTCTGCTTATAAGAATCTCGCTTATAGTTATCTTTCAAAGGAGGACATTCCGTCGGCAGTTGAGCCATTGCAAAAGGCGGTTGAGCTTTCGGGGGAAAAAGATACCGATGCTATGAAGATGCTAGGAAAAATTTATTATGATTTTGCGTATCGTCATACGATGAAGTTTGAAGACCCTGAAAACAGGAAGAGCATAAGTGTAGGGGTTAATGCAGATGTTGTGAGGTCAGCGTTTGGGAATCCCGATGTTGTGAATGTGATTAAACAGGAACAACCACAGCCAAGGGAGAAAAGACCCAGACGACCAGCACCGTCACAGCCGAAGGTTGAAAAGTGGATTTATCAAAAATATGGACTTACAGTTGAACTTGAAAACGATGTTGTAAAGTCAATCACTTATGCTGGCGAAACATATCAAGAGGGGAGTGTTTCGGTTGTTTTAGATTCAACTGAATTTTACGCAGCCAGAGAGTGGTATGACAAAGCGATTGATATCTTTAACAAAGTGAGAAATCTTGAACCAACGGATGAGGAGACACTTGCTTTTCTTTCAAATGCTTACATAAACGCTGGAAGAAGCGATGAGGCACTTGAGGCGTTTCGTTCATCAGTTGAAGCCCATCCCGAAAACAAGTATTTCCATTATAACTATGGTGTTTTGTTGCTTAAAGCGGAAAGATTTGAGGAAGCGATAAAAGAGTTCAGCTCAGCTGTTGAAATTGACCCAAATTATAAAGAGGCGATATATAACCTCGGGGCTTCGTATGTTAACTGGGGGGTTAAGTTGAAACAACAAGCTGAGGACCTCGCTTTAAAGCAAAATCTTGAAGAGCAGAAAAAGTATGAAGATATGGCGAAAGATAAGTTCAGACAGGCGTTGCCTTATCTTGAGAAGTTAACAGAGATTGATCCGGATGATGTTTTCATTTGGGATTTGATAGGGAAGATTTATGCTAATCTTGGAGATGTTGAGAAGGCAGAAGCAGCTTTTAAGAAAGCGGATGAGCTGAGGAATAAGAAATGA
- a CDS encoding trans-sulfuration enzyme family protein: MGFSTDAIHWGQKPDKESFSVIPPIYLATTYARKFDEEAPFVYSRTQNPNRKMLEENIAKLENGKYGFAFSSGVAAVTAVMQLLKPGDHVITTKNIYGGTLRVFKEMQKWGIKFSFVDMTQVENVERELKNETKLIFAETPSNPFLYLTDLKRLAELRDSFNREILIAVDNTFMTPYLQRPLELGCDIVIHSSTKFLNGHSDVVGGIVVTNRDELQKPLWYIQRAFGAVPSPFDCWLLLRSIKTLAVRIKQHCSNAKRVAIFLSVHPKVKRVFYPGLPSHPQYELAQRQMKDFGGVVTVDLGSRDNVKKFVENLKIFTLAESLGGVESLVNHSWSMSHSSVPEEEKRELGLTEGIVRLSVGIEDVEDLISDLEQALEKI, from the coding sequence ATGGGATTTTCAACCGATGCAATCCATTGGGGGCAAAAACCAGATAAAGAATCGTTCTCGGTTATACCGCCGATATATCTTGCTACAACCTACGCTCGTAAATTTGATGAAGAGGCTCCCTTTGTTTATTCTCGGACACAAAATCCGAATAGGAAAATGCTTGAAGAAAACATCGCTAAACTTGAAAATGGAAAGTATGGTTTCGCTTTTTCCTCTGGTGTTGCTGCTGTAACGGCGGTAATGCAACTTCTTAAACCCGGTGACCATGTTATCACGACAAAAAACATTTATGGAGGAACTTTAAGGGTTTTCAAAGAGATGCAAAAATGGGGGATAAAGTTTTCTTTTGTTGATATGACACAGGTTGAAAATGTTGAGAGAGAACTCAAAAATGAAACGAAACTAATTTTTGCTGAAACTCCTTCAAATCCATTCCTTTATCTTACTGACTTAAAAAGGTTAGCTGAGCTTCGCGACTCATTTAATCGTGAAATTTTGATCGCTGTTGATAATACTTTTATGACGCCGTATTTGCAAAGACCCCTTGAACTGGGTTGTGATATAGTTATACATAGCAGTACGAAATTTTTAAACGGGCATAGTGATGTCGTCGGTGGCATTGTTGTAACAAATAGGGATGAACTTCAAAAACCGCTTTGGTATATACAGCGTGCTTTTGGGGCTGTGCCGAGCCCATTTGATTGTTGGCTTCTTTTGAGGTCTATAAAGACGCTCGCCGTCAGAATTAAACAGCATTGTTCAAACGCTAAAAGAGTAGCAATTTTTCTTTCGGTTCATCCCAAAGTTAAAAGGGTCTTTTACCCTGGGCTACCCTCACACCCGCAATATGAGCTCGCACAAAGACAGATGAAAGATTTCGGCGGTGTTGTAACGGTAGACCTTGGTTCAAGAGATAATGTCAAAAAATTTGTTGAAAATTTGAAAATTTTTACACTTGCTGAATCGCTTGGGGGAGTTGAAAGTTTGGTAAACCATTCCTGGAGCATGAGCCATTCATCAGTCCCCGAAGAGGAAAAAAGAGAGCTTGGACTTACTGAAGGAATAGTAAGATTATCAGTTGGAATTGAGGATGTTGAGGATTTGATATCTGACCTTGAACAAGCGCTTGAAAAAATTTGA